The genomic interval TATGTGCATGCCGCGAAGGCGAAGGGCTTCCGCAGCCGCGCCGCGTTCAAGATCGTCGAGCTCGACGACAAATACCGCTTCCTCAAGAAGGGCGCGCGCGTGCTCGATCTCGGCGCCGCGCCGGGCGGCTGGAGCCAGATCGCGGCCGAGCGTGTCGGTCCGTCCGGCCGCGTCGTCGCGATGGACATCCTGGAGATGGAGCCGATCGACCAGGTGACCTTCTTCCAGGCCGACATGCTCGATGCCGATACGCCCGCGATCCTGATCGAGGCGCTCGGCGGCCCGGCGGATGTGGTGCTCACCGACATGGCGGCGCCGACCACCGGCCACCGCGCCACCGATCATTTGCGCACCACGGCGCTGCTGGAAGCCGCGCTCGACATGGCGGAAGCGGTTCTGAAGCCCGGCGGGACCTTCGTCGGCAAGGCCTTCCAGGGCGGCGCGGCGAGCCAATTGCTGCAGCGGATGAAGAAATCCTTCGCGACGGTGAAACACGTCAAGCCGCCGGCCAGCCGGTCGGAATCCGTCGAGCTCTATCTGGTGGCGCAGGGGTTTCGCGGCGGCGCCTGAGAAAAACGGAAGCCCCGCCGTCGCCGGCGGGGCTTCCGTCATTTCGAATGCACCATGCCGATTTACGGCGCGGAGTGCAGCGAGATCGCGCCGATGCCGGCCGCGACGTTCAGGCCCTTGTTGCCTTCGACGCTGACAGGCTGCAGCGCGATCGACTTGTCGAGGCCGCCGATCAGCACATTGGCGCCGAGGCCGACGCCGACCGTGGCCGAGGCGGTGGCACCCGCATAGTCGCCCTCAAGGGCGCCGGGACGGATGTCGGACGAGGGCGCGAACACGCCCCAGACCAGCACGCCGCCTTCGGTGTAGCCGATGTCGACGCCGAACTTCGAGATCGAGCCGGTGTAGTGCTCGCCATGGTCGCGGTTGCCGTGGAACGTGCAGTGCAGGTCCTTGGAGGAACCGAACACGAAGCCCCAGCCGCTTGCGACGTTGCAGGTCAGCGTGCCGACCTTGACGCCATGGGGGGCGGCGTCCGCTGTGCCGGCAAAGGCGAGGGCGCCGGCGGCAATCGCGGCAACGCCCATCATCAGGCGAAATTTGTTCTGCATTTCAGGGAATCTCCTATGTCGTTCGATGGAATAGCCCTTCGATAGGGCTCAGGGCATACCACGCCCGCCGCCCGTTGAAACTCTCATTTTGCAGAACCGTTCCGTACAAACCGTGACGTTAATTTTAAGTTTTGCCGCTTTTAGGCCATTTTTTGCACACTTGCCGAATCGGCGCGCCGCTGCTAAAGGCTCGGCGCTCCAAAGCGATGGAGCGCGCACCCCATGACCATCCGCGAAGCACTGACTTTCGACGATGTCTTGTTGGTGCCCGCGGCTTCCGAAGTCCTTCCCGGCCAGGTCGATACCAGAACGCGGCTGACCAAGTCGGTCGAGCTCGGCATCCCCCTCATCTCCTCGGCGATGGACACGGTCACGGAAGCGGGCCTCGCCATCGCCATGGCCCAGGCCGGCGGCATCGGCGTCATCCACAAGAACCTCTCGATCGAGGAGCAGGCCGAGCATGTGCGGCGCGTGAAGCGCTTCGAGAGCGGCATGGTCGTCAACCCGGTCACCATTGCGCCCGACGCGACGCTGGCCGACGCGCTGGCGCTGATGGAGCGCTATCGGATCTCCGGAATTCCGGTGGTCGAAGGCGCCAATGGCCGGGGCGCGGGGCGCCTCGTCGGCATCCTGACCAACCGCGACGTGCGCTTCGCCAACGATCCGCGCGAGAAGGTCTCCGCGCTGATGACCAAGGACAAGCTGGTCACGGTGCGCGAGGGCGTGAAGCCGGACGAGGCTAAGCGGCTCTTGCATCAGCATCGCATCGAGAAGATCCTGGTCGTCGACGACGCCTATCGCTGCGTCGGGCTGATCACCGTCAAGGACATCGAGAAGGCGCAGAAATATCCCAACGCCTGCAAGGACGAGCGCGGCCGCCTGCGCGTCGCCGCCGCGACCGGCGTCGGCGAGGACGGCTATGCCCGCGCCCAGGCGCTGGTCGAGGCGGAATGCGACGTCATCGTGGTCGACACCGCGCATGGCCATTCCAAGGGCGTGCTCGATGCCATCACCCGCATCAAGAAGAAGTCGAATTACGTCCAGGTCGCCGCCGGCAATGTCGCGACGGCGGACGGCGCGCGTGCCCTGATCGATGCGGGCGCCGATTGCGTGAAGGTCGGCATCGGACCGGGCTCGATCTGCACCACGCGCATCGTCGCGGGCGTCGGCGTGCCGCAGCTCACCGCGATCATGGATGCTGTCGAGGCCGCCCGGAAGGCCGGCATCCCGGTGATCGCGGACGGCGGCATCAAATATTCCGGCGACCTTGCCAAGGCGATCGCCGCCGGCGCCGACGTCGCCATGGTCGGCTCGCTGCTCGCGGGCACGGAAGAGGCGCCGGGCGAGGTGTTCCTCTACCAGGGCCGCTCCTACAAGGGCTATCGCGGCATGGGCAGCATGGGCGCGATGGCGCGCGGTAGCGCCGACCGCTACTTCCAGGCCGAAGTCTCCGACACGCTGAAGCTGGTGCCCGAAGGCGTCGAGGGCCAGGTGCCGTACAAGGGCCCGGTCTCGGGCGTGGTGCACCAGATCATCGGCGGGTTGCGGGCCGCGATGGGCTATACCGGCTGCAAGGATATCGCGGCGTTCCACAAGAAGGCGCAATTCGTCCGCATCACCGGCGCGGGCCTGCGCGAGAGCCATGTCCACGACATCGTGGTGACGCGCGAAGCGCCGAACTACCCGGGCGGGCAGTAATTGCGGCCCGCCGCCCGACTCCAGGCCGCCATCGACATCCTCACTGCGCTCGAAACGACCGACCAGCCGGCGGACCGGCTGATCCGTGACTATTTCCGCGCCCGCCGTTACGCCGGCTCGAAGGATCGCGCGGCGGTGGCGGAGCGGGTGTTCTCCATCCTGCGCCATCGCGTCTCGCTCGCCTGGACGATGCAGGACGACACGCCGCGGGCGCTCGCGCTCGGCTCCGTCGCGCGCGACGGCGAAGACCCCGACCTCCTGTTCACCGGTCAGGACCACGCCCCTTCGCCGCTGACTGATGACGAACGCGGCCGGCTGAAGGCGCCGCGCGGCGAGCCGCCGCTCCATGCCGAGGGCGAGTTTCCGCAATTCCTCGAAGGCGAACTGACCCGCGCCTTCGGCGACCATGTGCTGCGGGAAATGGCGGCACTTCAGCAGCGCGCGCCGGTGGACCTGCGCGTGAACACCTTGCGGCGGGAGCGCGGCGAGGTGCTGAGCGCGCTCGTCGCGCAAGGCTTCGCCGCGGCGCCCACGCCTTTCGCGCCGCACGGCATCCGCATCGCATCGGGCGAAGCGTCGTCGAGCCTCGGCCGCGGCGCGATGTTCGAGAGCGGGGCGTTCGAATTCCAGGACGAGGCGGCGCAGATCGCGGCGCTGCTGGTCGGCGCGCGGCCGGACATGCGCATCCTCGATCTCGCGGCCGGCGCCGGCGGCAAGACGCTGGCGCTCGCCGCCGCGATGCGGAACCGGGGCGAGATCGTCGCCTGCGATATCCGCCAGCCCGCGCTGCAGGCGCTTGCCGCCCGCGCGACGCGCGCCGGCGCGAAGAACATCCGCACCCACCTGTTGGACGAGCGCGTGCCGCTGGAGGGAAGGTTCGACGCCGTCCTGCTCGACGCGCCGTGCAGCGGCTCGGGCACCTGGCGCCGCCAGCCGGAGCTGCGCTGGAAGCTGACGCCGAAGCTCCTCGCGCAAAGGATCGCGCTCCAGGACGAATTGCTGGCCCGTGCCGCCACGCTGGTGAAGCCGGGCGGCCGGCTGATCTATGCCACCTGCTCGATCCTGCCGTCCGAGAACGAGGACCGCGTCGCCGCCTTCCGCGCACGGCACCCCGCCTTTGCGCCCGTTTCGGCGGCGGACGTCTGGGCCCGCGAAACCGGCGCCGAAGCGCCGCCGGGCATGGCCGCCGATTTCCGCGCCACGCCGCTCACGACCGGCACCGACGGCTTTTACGCCGCCATTCTTATCCACAACACCGCGCCCAAGGGCGCGCTGGACAAGGGAGAGGGCTGAACCCTAAATCCGATCATGAGTGCTCCCGTACTGGTCATCGATTTCGGCTCCCAGGTCACGCAATTGATCGCGCGGCGCGTGCGCGAGGCCGGCGTCTATTGCGAGATCGTCCCCTACAACAAGGCGGAGGAGGCGATCGCCGCCGCGCCACCCCAGGCGATCATCCTCTCCGGCGGCCCTGCCTCCGTGACCGAGGCCGACACGCCCCGCGCGCCCCAGGCCGTGTTCGATCTCGGCGTGCCGGTGCTCGGCATCTGCTATGGCGAGATGACGATGGCCGAGCAGCTCGGCGGCAAGGTCGAGGGCGGCCATCACCGCGAGTTCGGCCGCGCCGATATCCTCATCGAAAAAGAGTCGCCGCTGCTCGCGGGCCTCGGCGGCCTCGGCCACCGCGAGCCGGTATGGATGAACCACGGCGACAAGATCGTCGCGATCCCGCCGGGCTTTTCCGTGGTGGCGACGAGCGAGAACTCGCCCTTCGCGGTGATCGCCGACGAGGCGCGCAAGCTCTACGGCATCCAGTTCCACCCCGAGGTCGTGCACACGCCGCGCGGCGCGCAGATATACAGCAACTTCGTGCTCGGCATCGCCGGCATCAGGCCGGAATGGAACATGCACGCCTTCCGCGAGCACGAGATCGCCAAGATCAGGAAACAGGTCGGCAAGGCCAAAGTGATCTGCGGCCTTTCCGGCGGCGTCGATTCCTCGGTCGCGGCGGCCCTGATCCACGAGGCGATCGGCGATCAGCTCACCTGCATCTTCGTCGACACCGGCCTGATGCGCGCGGGCGAGAGCGAGGAAGTCGTCTCCCTGTTCCGCAACCACTATAACATCCCGCTGGTGCACGCGGAGGCGCAGGACCTGTTCCTCGGCCGCCTCGCCGGCGTCAGCGATCCGGAACAGAAGCGCAAGATCATCGGCTCGACCTTCATCGACGTGTTCGATGCCGAGGCGCAGAAGATCGGCGGCGCGGATTTCCTGGCGCAGGGCACGCTCTATCCCGACGTGATCGAAAGCGTCTCGGCGACCGGCGGGCCGTCGGTGACGATCAAGTCGCATCACAATGTCGGCGGTCTGCCGGCGCGCATGAAGATGAAGCTGGTCGAGCCCTTGCGCGAGCTCTTCAAGGACGAGGTCCGCGCGCTCGGCCGCGAGCTCGGCCTGCCGGAAAGCTTCGTCGGCCGCCACCCCTTCCCGGGACCGGGCCTCGCGATCCGCGTGCCGGGCGAGATCACCCGGGAGAAGCTCGACATCCTGCGCAGGGCCGACACCATCTATCTCGACGAGATCCGCAAGGCCGGATTGTACGACAAGATCTGGCAGGCCTTCGCCGTGCTCTTGCCGGTGCGCACGGTCGGCGTGATGGGCGACGCCAGGACGTATGACTCCGTCTGCGCATTGCGCGCCGTGACCAGCAGCGACGGCATGACGGCGGACTACTACCCCTTCGAGCATTCCTTTTTGGCGAAGGTCTCGACCCGCATCGTGAACGAAGTCCGCGGCATCAACCGCGTGGTCTACGACATCACGGCCAAGCCGCCGGGGACGATCGAGTGGGAATGATCAACGCGGTCGAATCGCGGACGGCGACGCGTTGCAGCAGCGGCCGAAACGCGTCGAACGTCAGGGTCCGCCGGCCGGTCGTCTTGCCGCCGTCGTCCCAACGCCTCAGGCGCACCGCGTCTTCGTGGTGTTCCAGACGGCGAAACGCGGCGACCTCGGCGGCACGCATGGGCCCGCCCTGGAGCGACAGGCTGTGCTTGGACGCCCCGGAGAGCTTGTCGTAATACGTCTGGTCCGTGGCGCAGAGATAGCGCTTGGCGGCGACATGCAGGCGGACCGCTTCGGTGACGGCGGTCGGGAAATAGCCTGCCAAAACCTTCGCGCCCGCCGCCTCGTGGAGCTTGTCGATGGTGTCGCCGGGGGAGTATTCGCCGAATTCGCTGGTGAAGTGCCCGATGTCGTGCAGAAGCGCGGTGGCGATCAGGGCGTCGGATGCGCCTTCGGCCTGCGCCAGCGTTGCGGTCTGCAGCATGTGTTCGGCCACGGTGACCCTCTCGCCGAGATAGGCTTCCGCGCCGCGCCGCGCGAAAATATCGGCGATCCGGTCGATGATGTCGGTGCTGCCCGGGTTCGGGTCGGTCATGGGCTGGCTCCCTCTTCCTCCAGCGCGGCGATGGTCGACAGCAGGCCGTCCATGTCCGCATAGCATCCCTGCAGCCAGCGTTCGCCGCTGCCGGTGATGGCGCTGCGCGCGTGCAGCACGCGCAGATTGTCGACGATGAAGAAATCGCCCGGCGCCAGTTTGAAGCGCACCGCCAGGGCCGGATCCTCGATCAGCTCCGCCATGCGCCGATACGCGGCGTAGTAATCCATCATGTCGTCATAGGGAATGTCGGTGAAGGGTGCGGCGGAACGATTGTTGAAGCGAATGGCGATCAATTCGCCGTCCGGCCCGAGCTCGATGATCGGCCGCTTGGACCGCAGCCTGACGCCCTTCGCGCCCGCATATTCGAAGCGGGCGCAATATCTGGTGAGCAGGTCGAAGCCGCGCGGCGACTGCGTCTTCAGGCGCTCCGCGACCTTAAAGCCGTCGACGACGACGGAGTCGCCGCCCGCCGCGGTGTTTTCAAGGCAGACCAGGATTTGCAGGCCGGGGGCCGGATCGCGATAGGGATTGTCGGTGTGGGCCTGAAGACCGAGATTGGTGTAGGCGAGATTGCTCGGATTGACCTCGACCCGAACGTCGAACAGGCGGCCGTAATTGGTCTCCCGCACATAGCCGAACAGTTCGGCGATATCGCATGGCACGCCGGGCGTCGCCGGCGCGCCGGTCGAACGCGCGAAGCCGTAGCGCCGGACCGCTTTCAGCCAACGCAGCCTCGCGGCCGCGTCGGCGCGGATATCGCCGTAGTCTTCCGGCGGTATGCCATCGGCCAGGCCGACGTCCCAGCGCGTGATGTGCGGGCCGGTCCAGCCGGCGGTGTCCGGCATGGGCTTGTCGTAAGCGTGGGCGAGCAGCCAGTCCGCCTCGAACGTCACCATCTTGTCGTCCGGGGCGAACCTCAGGCGCAGCCGGCCCTCGGCCCATGCCGCCTCCGCGATGCGCGTCTCGCGCGGGATGTCCAGAAGCGTCACCAGGCGTTGCCCATTGGTGGGGCTGCGGGTCGCGGCATCCTGGGCGTTGTCGCGCAGCCAGACGGCGTGGAAGCGCCGCGGCTCGTCCTTCAGGACGATCTCCAGGGCGGTACCGCCGTCCAGCAGGCGGGGTACGGTGGCGAGGGTCTGGTCCGGCAAGCGGTCGTCCTTTCTCAGGCGCCACCGGAGAGCGACGCGGCGGGCAGGGGCGCGGCCACGCCGCCCGCGCCGATGCTCCGGTCCAGGGAGCGGCGGTAAAAATAGATGGCCGCGGCGAGGGTCGCGGCGGCGCCGCCGATTCCGGTGACATAGGCGCCCATCGTGAAGAACTGCAGCCAGTTGAGCGAGGATTGGCCGAAATTGCGCCAGAGCAGAAGCGCCACGCTGCCCATGTAACCGGACGAGTCCGCCACATAGATCAGGAAGCCGGCATTCGCGACCCGTCCGCTGACCGCCACCAGCCGGTCGAACAGCACGGCGTTGATCGGATTGTAGGCGATATAGAGGCCCGATCCGGCCAGGATCATCCACACCAGGGGCGAGACCAGATGCATCTGGAACGCCAGCGTGGAGAGACCCAGCAGCACAAACCCGCCTCCCACCATCGCATGAATGACCATCAGGGCCCGCCGATTGTCGCGGACCGCGATCACCGCCGCCATCCCGATCAGGGCGATGATCGCCACCGGCAATTCGCTGGCGGAGAATATCTCAGCCTCGCCGCCATACCCCAGGGCGGTCCAGATCTCGGCGGCGAAGTTGTCGCGAAAATCGCGAAAGGCGGTCAGGAGGATATAGGCGAACACGATGGCGATCAGACCCGGCCCATAGGCTCTCAGGAACTCGGCGCGCTCGGCACCGTTCATCGGCAGGCGCTTGACCCGCTCGGCCTCGTCGCGGGCGCCCGGCGGCGGCAATCGGCCGAGCACCCAGACCGAAGCGAGCAGCAGCGGCATGAACAACGCCCCCGTCGCCGCCGGCATCCAGAACCGATCGACATGCCAGGCCTGGATCAGCCAGACGCCGACGGACTTCACCACGCCGGACGACAGGATGAAGCTGGCGCACATCATCGAGGCCAGGACCTCGGATACGCGACGACCCTCCATGAAGCCGAACACCAGGCCCCAGATCATCCCGAGCGGCAGGCCGTTGACGAAGAGGGTGACGACGTTCCACGGGGCGGGGAAGAGGGCGAAGGCGACTAGCGCCAGCCACGAGACGCCGATCAGCCCGATGATGGCCGGGGCGCGGCGGCGCGGCTCGATCTCCGAAATCACCTTCACGCCGATGAATTTGGAGAGGGCGTAGCCGGCCACCTGGGCGACGATCAGGGCGATCTTGTAGTCGAGCGCGAAATGCCAGCCGAGCACATGGTCATACGTTGCCGCCGTGAACGGCTTGCGGAAAGCGTACATCGCGAAATAGGCCGAGAATCCCGCCAGCCCGGCGACGGCGGTGAAAATGACGGGATTGCTTTTCGACAGCGCCCGCTGAAAACGACTTTCCACTGCAACATCCCGAACCGCGCTGCGTCTCTCCCATACCGCGGACTCGTGACAGCCAAGCTTCGGCCCACGGATAGCGACCCTTCGATTGCGCCGACGCTGGATGCGGGCTTGTATACGGAACGCGGCGGCGCCGTCGGGAACAGGCCCTCAGATTTGCGCCCAGCCGCCGTCGGCCTGGATGTCGGCGCCGTTGATGAGGCTGGAGGCGTCGGACGCCAGGAACGCCACCACGTTTCCGATCTCCTCGGCCGTCCCAACCCGGCCGAGCGGCGTCTGGGATGCGATATGCGCAAGCCGGCGCTGAGCGGCCTCCGTGTCGGGCGACGCGCCGAGCTGTCCCGGCGTCGCGATGGCGCCGGG from Rhizomicrobium sp. carries:
- a CDS encoding RlmE family RNA methyltransferase, encoding MTKQSSGRGQVRAKIKNRKDRTVSSTRWLERQLNDPYVHAAKAKGFRSRAAFKIVELDDKYRFLKKGARVLDLGAAPGGWSQIAAERVGPSGRVVAMDILEMEPIDQVTFFQADMLDADTPAILIEALGGPADVVLTDMAAPTTGHRATDHLRTTALLEAALDMAEAVLKPGGTFVGKAFQGGAASQLLQRMKKSFATVKHVKPPASRSESVELYLVAQGFRGGA
- a CDS encoding DUF992 domain-containing protein; its protein translation is MQNKFRLMMGVAAIAAGALAFAGTADAAPHGVKVGTLTCNVASGWGFVFGSSKDLHCTFHGNRDHGEHYTGSISKFGVDIGYTEGGVLVWGVFAPSSDIRPGALEGDYAGATASATVGVGLGANVLIGGLDKSIALQPVSVEGNKGLNVAAGIGAISLHSAP
- the guaB gene encoding IMP dehydrogenase yields the protein MTIREALTFDDVLLVPAASEVLPGQVDTRTRLTKSVELGIPLISSAMDTVTEAGLAIAMAQAGGIGVIHKNLSIEEQAEHVRRVKRFESGMVVNPVTIAPDATLADALALMERYRISGIPVVEGANGRGAGRLVGILTNRDVRFANDPREKVSALMTKDKLVTVREGVKPDEAKRLLHQHRIEKILVVDDAYRCVGLITVKDIEKAQKYPNACKDERGRLRVAAATGVGEDGYARAQALVEAECDVIVVDTAHGHSKGVLDAITRIKKKSNYVQVAAGNVATADGARALIDAGADCVKVGIGPGSICTTRIVAGVGVPQLTAIMDAVEAARKAGIPVIADGGIKYSGDLAKAIAAGADVAMVGSLLAGTEEAPGEVFLYQGRSYKGYRGMGSMGAMARGSADRYFQAEVSDTLKLVPEGVEGQVPYKGPVSGVVHQIIGGLRAAMGYTGCKDIAAFHKKAQFVRITGAGLRESHVHDIVVTREAPNYPGGQ
- a CDS encoding RsmB/NOP family class I SAM-dependent RNA methyltransferase, yielding MRPAARLQAAIDILTALETTDQPADRLIRDYFRARRYAGSKDRAAVAERVFSILRHRVSLAWTMQDDTPRALALGSVARDGEDPDLLFTGQDHAPSPLTDDERGRLKAPRGEPPLHAEGEFPQFLEGELTRAFGDHVLREMAALQQRAPVDLRVNTLRRERGEVLSALVAQGFAAAPTPFAPHGIRIASGEASSSLGRGAMFESGAFEFQDEAAQIAALLVGARPDMRILDLAAGAGGKTLALAAAMRNRGEIVACDIRQPALQALAARATRAGAKNIRTHLLDERVPLEGRFDAVLLDAPCSGSGTWRRQPELRWKLTPKLLAQRIALQDELLARAATLVKPGGRLIYATCSILPSENEDRVAAFRARHPAFAPVSAADVWARETGAEAPPGMAADFRATPLTTGTDGFYAAILIHNTAPKGALDKGEG
- the guaA gene encoding glutamine-hydrolyzing GMP synthase, with protein sequence MSAPVLVIDFGSQVTQLIARRVREAGVYCEIVPYNKAEEAIAAAPPQAIILSGGPASVTEADTPRAPQAVFDLGVPVLGICYGEMTMAEQLGGKVEGGHHREFGRADILIEKESPLLAGLGGLGHREPVWMNHGDKIVAIPPGFSVVATSENSPFAVIADEARKLYGIQFHPEVVHTPRGAQIYSNFVLGIAGIRPEWNMHAFREHEIAKIRKQVGKAKVICGLSGGVDSSVAAALIHEAIGDQLTCIFVDTGLMRAGESEEVVSLFRNHYNIPLVHAEAQDLFLGRLAGVSDPEQKRKIIGSTFIDVFDAEAQKIGGADFLAQGTLYPDVIESVSATGGPSVTIKSHHNVGGLPARMKMKLVEPLRELFKDEVRALGRELGLPESFVGRHPFPGPGLAIRVPGEITREKLDILRRADTIYLDEIRKAGLYDKIWQAFAVLLPVRTVGVMGDARTYDSVCALRAVTSSDGMTADYYPFEHSFLAKVSTRIVNEVRGINRVVYDITAKPPGTIEWE
- a CDS encoding HD domain-containing protein, producing the protein MTDPNPGSTDIIDRIADIFARRGAEAYLGERVTVAEHMLQTATLAQAEGASDALIATALLHDIGHFTSEFGEYSPGDTIDKLHEAAGAKVLAGYFPTAVTEAVRLHVAAKRYLCATDQTYYDKLSGASKHSLSLQGGPMRAAEVAAFRRLEHHEDAVRLRRWDDGGKTTGRRTLTFDAFRPLLQRVAVRDSTALIIPTRSSPAAWP
- a CDS encoding TauD/TfdA family dioxygenase, with protein sequence MPDQTLATVPRLLDGGTALEIVLKDEPRRFHAVWLRDNAQDAATRSPTNGQRLVTLLDIPRETRIAEAAWAEGRLRLRFAPDDKMVTFEADWLLAHAYDKPMPDTAGWTGPHITRWDVGLADGIPPEDYGDIRADAAARLRWLKAVRRYGFARSTGAPATPGVPCDIAELFGYVRETNYGRLFDVRVEVNPSNLAYTNLGLQAHTDNPYRDPAPGLQILVCLENTAAGGDSVVVDGFKVAERLKTQSPRGFDLLTRYCARFEYAGAKGVRLRSKRPIIELGPDGELIAIRFNNRSAAPFTDIPYDDMMDYYAAYRRMAELIEDPALAVRFKLAPGDFFIVDNLRVLHARSAITGSGERWLQGCYADMDGLLSTIAALEEEGASP
- a CDS encoding DUF5690 family protein; translated protein: MESRFQRALSKSNPVIFTAVAGLAGFSAYFAMYAFRKPFTAATYDHVLGWHFALDYKIALIVAQVAGYALSKFIGVKVISEIEPRRRAPAIIGLIGVSWLALVAFALFPAPWNVVTLFVNGLPLGMIWGLVFGFMEGRRVSEVLASMMCASFILSSGVVKSVGVWLIQAWHVDRFWMPAATGALFMPLLLASVWVLGRLPPPGARDEAERVKRLPMNGAERAEFLRAYGPGLIAIVFAYILLTAFRDFRDNFAAEIWTALGYGGEAEIFSASELPVAIIALIGMAAVIAVRDNRRALMVIHAMVGGGFVLLGLSTLAFQMHLVSPLVWMILAGSGLYIAYNPINAVLFDRLVAVSGRVANAGFLIYVADSSGYMGSVALLLWRNFGQSSLNWLQFFTMGAYVTGIGGAAATLAAAIYFYRRSLDRSIGAGGVAAPLPAASLSGGA